A portion of the Clupea harengus chromosome 18, Ch_v2.0.2, whole genome shotgun sequence genome contains these proteins:
- the LOC122133726 gene encoding cell wall protein DAN4-like, which yields TAAATNTTAPATTKTAAATTTTAAATTTTAAATTTTATTTSTTAPATTTTAAATTTAAPATTKTAAATTTTAAATTTTAAATTTTAAATTTTATKTTTTAPATTTTAAATTTTAVATTTTASTTTTNTPTTAATTTTAPKTALTTPTTAPTTAPETTTTAAATTTTAAPTT from the exons acagctgctgcaaccaacacaacagctccagcaaccacaaaaacagctgctgcaacaaccacaacagctgctgcaaccaccacaacagctgctgcaactaccacaacagcaacTACAACTTCCACAACAGCAccagcaactaccacaacagctgctgcaaccaccacagcagctccagcaaccaccaaaacagctgctgcaacaaccacaacagctgctgcaacaaccacaacagctgctgcaaccaccacaacagctgctgcaactaccacaacagcaactaaaactaccacaacagcaccagcaactaccacaacagctgctgcaaccaccacaacagctgttgcaactaccacaacagcttccaccactaccacaaacaccc caacaactgctgcaaccaccacaacagcacccaaaACAGCTCTCACCACtcccacaacagcacccacaacagctccagaaactaccacaacagctgctgcaactaccacaacagctgctccaacaacc